One window of Chryseobacterium sp. JJR-5R genomic DNA carries:
- a CDS encoding class I SAM-dependent methyltransferase → MKDTGERHILNKDFKNKPELYLHLVHVATYEYAKQFTAGKKVLDFGCGSGYGAKMLSETAEYVFGVDISQEAVDFAKKEYISPNLDFITYSGLGNEKFDVITSFQVIEHVKNDSEYITQLKKLLAPKGILLISTPDRKNRLFNYIQKPWNIFHLKEYSYKSLKQLLENHFSTVEILKIGSDCDLVFEEIARTKRQRNITLPATLFFYPDFVRITLLKMQRFLFESLKSIKSGSMKSESIDLSNNTFISDYTYEDILFEKELKYSTDLLVITKNDL, encoded by the coding sequence ATGAAAGATACGGGCGAAAGGCATATTTTAAATAAAGATTTTAAAAATAAACCAGAATTGTACCTTCACCTTGTGCATGTTGCAACATATGAATATGCTAAACAGTTTACAGCAGGTAAAAAAGTATTAGATTTTGGTTGCGGCTCGGGTTATGGTGCTAAAATGTTATCTGAAACTGCAGAATATGTATTTGGTGTCGATATAAGTCAGGAAGCTGTAGATTTTGCCAAGAAGGAATATATATCGCCTAATCTAGATTTTATTACATATTCTGGATTGGGAAATGAAAAATTCGATGTAATTACTTCTTTTCAGGTCATAGAGCATGTTAAAAATGATTCTGAATATATTACCCAGTTAAAAAAATTGTTAGCTCCAAAGGGAATTTTACTTATTTCCACACCTGACAGAAAAAACCGTCTTTTCAATTATATCCAGAAACCGTGGAACATATTTCATCTAAAAGAATATTCTTATAAAAGCCTAAAACAACTTCTTGAAAATCATTTCAGCACGGTAGAGATCCTAAAAATAGGTTCTGACTGTGACCTGGTCTTTGAGGAAATTGCAAGAACAAAAAGACAAAGAAACATTACCCTGCCAGCCACTTTATTTTTTTATCCTGATTTTGTTCGAATCACTCTGTTAAAAATGCAGAGATTTTTATTTGAATCGTTAAAAAGTATAAAGTCAGGTTCAATGAAATCTGAGAGTATCGATTTATCCAATAATACTTTTATTTCTGATTATACTTATGAAGATATCTTGTTTGAAAAAGAATTAAAATATTCAACAGACTTATTAGTAATTACCAAAAATGATTTATAA